The Clostridioides sp. ES-S-0010-02 genome window below encodes:
- a CDS encoding sodium:solute symporter: MVGFTWIDFAILVVYLLAVLFAGLLFSKKEMKGKEFFKGDGTIPWWVTSVSIFATLLSPISFLSLAGNSYGGTWILWFAQLGMFIAIPLTIKFFLPLYSRLEIDTAYEYLEMRYESKGLRVLGALMFIIYQIGRMSIIMYLPSVVLAGLTGIPVNVLIIVMGVIAIIYSYTGGLKAVLWTDFIQGMVLIVGVTGTLFYLISSINGGFGTVMDTLTSGHKFLATNEVMFDKNILSTSAFIIFVGAGLNTFSSYVSSQDIVQRFTTTTDIKQLNKMTYGNGVLSMGLATVFYLIGTCLFIYYTQNPDLAQTVQQDQVFASYIAYELPVGITGILLAAIYAASQSTLSTGLNSVATSWTLDIQTIITKDMSMERQTKVAQYISLGVGILSIVVAIILANGEIKSAYEWFNSFMGLVLGVLAGIFVLGAFCKRATKMGAYIGFAVSAILVVYLKYRMPEVTSWAYSLITITTSVVVGTVFSAIESKVKAKVSLPKAETTVYYEK, translated from the coding sequence ATGGTAGGATTTACTTGGATAGATTTTGCAATACTAGTAGTTTACTTATTGGCAGTTTTATTTGCAGGATTGTTATTTTCAAAGAAGGAAATGAAAGGAAAAGAGTTCTTCAAAGGTGATGGAACTATTCCATGGTGGGTTACATCAGTATCAATATTTGCCACATTATTAAGCCCAATATCATTTTTATCACTAGCAGGTAATTCTTATGGTGGAACATGGATTTTATGGTTTGCACAATTAGGTATGTTTATAGCTATACCTTTAACAATAAAATTCTTCTTACCTTTATACAGTAGATTAGAGATAGATACTGCATATGAATACTTAGAAATGAGATATGAAAGTAAAGGACTTAGAGTACTTGGAGCTTTAATGTTTATAATATACCAAATAGGACGTATGTCTATAATAATGTATCTACCATCAGTAGTTTTAGCAGGTCTTACAGGAATACCTGTAAATGTGTTAATAATAGTTATGGGGGTAATAGCAATAATTTATTCATATACAGGTGGATTAAAAGCTGTTTTATGGACTGACTTTATACAAGGTATGGTACTAATAGTAGGTGTTACAGGTACGCTATTTTATTTAATATCAAGTATAAATGGCGGATTTGGAACAGTGATGGATACTCTTACAAGTGGGCATAAGTTCTTAGCAACAAATGAAGTTATGTTTGATAAAAACATACTATCTACAAGTGCATTTATAATATTTGTTGGAGCTGGTCTTAATACTTTTTCATCATATGTATCAAGTCAAGATATAGTTCAAAGATTTACTACAACAACTGATATAAAACAACTTAACAAAATGACATATGGAAATGGTGTTTTATCAATGGGACTTGCAACAGTATTTTATCTAATTGGAACTTGTTTATTTATATACTATACTCAAAACCCAGATTTAGCACAAACAGTTCAACAAGACCAAGTATTTGCATCATATATAGCTTATGAATTACCAGTAGGTATAACAGGAATACTACTTGCAGCAATATATGCAGCATCTCAGTCAACTTTATCAACAGGGCTTAATTCAGTTGCTACAAGCTGGACTTTAGATATACAAACTATTATAACAAAAGATATGAGTATGGAAAGACAAACTAAGGTTGCACAATATATATCATTAGGAGTAGGTATACTTTCTATAGTTGTTGCAATAATCTTAGCAAATGGAGAAATAAAGTCAGCATATGAATGGTTCAATAGTTTTATGGGGCTAGTTCTAGGAGTTTTAGCAGGAATATTTGTACTTGGTGCGTTTTGTAAAAGAGCAACTAAAATGGGAGCATATATTGGATTTGCAGTATCAGCAATTTTAGTTGTTTATCTAAAATATAGAATGCCAGAAGTAACTTCTTGGGCTTATTCTCTAATAACAATAACTACTTCTGTAGTAGTAGGAACAGTATTTAGTGCAATAGAATCTAAAGTTAAAGCAAAAGTATCTTTACCAAAAGCTGAAACTACAGTTTATTATGAAAAATAA
- a CDS encoding YhcH/YjgK/YiaL family protein — protein sequence MIFGSINHSKTYSTLHEDLLKCFEYAKENSLIDYEKGTHTIDGDDIFVNIVEYKTCEKEERFWEAHKKYIDVHLMLDGCERIDLNFIENLEQKTYEEDSDFLPLDGKNNGYVELRKGDFLVCYPEDAHMTAIKVSEKENIKKAIFKVLVR from the coding sequence ATGATATTTGGAAGTATAAATCATAGTAAGACATATTCAACATTACACGAAGACTTACTTAAGTGTTTTGAATATGCTAAAGAAAATTCATTGATAGATTACGAAAAAGGGACTCATACAATAGATGGTGATGATATCTTTGTAAATATTGTTGAGTATAAAACTTGTGAAAAAGAAGAAAGATTCTGGGAAGCTCATAAGAAATATATAGATGTACACTTGATGCTAGATGGATGCGAAAGAATAGATTTGAACTTTATAGAAAATTTAGAGCAAAAGACATATGAAGAAGATAGTGACTTTTTGCCTCTTGATGGGAAAAACAATGGATATGTTGAACTTAGAAAAGGTGATTTCTTAGTATGTTATCCAGAAGATGCACATATGACAGCAATAAAAGTTTCAGAAAAAGAAAATATAAAAAAAGCTATTTTTAAGGTTTTGGTTAGATAA